A genomic segment from Hypanus sabinus isolate sHypSab1 chromosome 8, sHypSab1.hap1, whole genome shotgun sequence encodes:
- the LOC132397856 gene encoding thyrotropin subunit beta-like isoform X2, translating into MGSGPQPAGISCLHLARKLRSAWVPAAMGCSLRLLCLLPCLAQVGAQCSLSRHVLHVEKEGCDFCLTINTTICAGFCMSQDVNIKTLLPKMALTQRVCTYREIEYISIRLPGCPANIDPIYRFPVVLSCVCSQCLTDTTDCTSGIEAPFYCTKPQWNIPSSRSPILSLSAPDSPSKIGEVP; encoded by the exons ATGGGCTCGGGGCCACAGCCGGCTGGCATCTCGTGTCTCCACCTCGCCCGGAAGCTTCGTTCCGCCTGGGTCCCG GCAGCGATGGGTTGCTCTCTCCGTCTGTTGTGCCTCCTCCCGTGCCTGGCCCAGGTGGGCGCCCAGTGCTCCCTGTCACGGCATGTGCTGCACGTGGAAAAGGAAGGGTGCGACTTCTGCCTGACCATCAACACGACCATCTGCGCCGGCTTCTGCATGTCACAG GACGTCAACATCAAAACCCTTCTGCCAAAGATGGCCCTGACGCAGAGAGTCTGCACCTACCGGGAGATCGAGTACATTTCCATAAGGCTACCGGGATGTCCAGCCAACATTGACCCCATTTACAGGTTTCCGGTGGTCCTGAGCTGTGTGTGTAGCCAGTGCCTGACCGATACGACAGACTGCACCAGTGGAATCGAAGCACCCTTCTACtgcaccaaacctcagtggaacaTCCCCTCCTCTCGctctcccattctctccctctcag CACCAGATTCACCCTCCAAGATCGGTGAGGTTCCATGA
- the LOC132397856 gene encoding thyrotropin subunit beta-like isoform X1: MGSGPQPAGISCLHLARKLRSAWVPAAMGCSLRLLCLLPCLAQVGAQCSLSRHVLHVEKEGCDFCLTINTTICAGFCMSQDVNIKTLLPKMALTQRVCTYREIEYISIRLPGCPANIDPIYRFPVVLSCVCSQCLTDTTDCTSGIEAPFYCTKPQWNIPSSRSPILSLSGNTQQQEGLPVLPPFY, encoded by the exons ATGGGCTCGGGGCCACAGCCGGCTGGCATCTCGTGTCTCCACCTCGCCCGGAAGCTTCGTTCCGCCTGGGTCCCG GCAGCGATGGGTTGCTCTCTCCGTCTGTTGTGCCTCCTCCCGTGCCTGGCCCAGGTGGGCGCCCAGTGCTCCCTGTCACGGCATGTGCTGCACGTGGAAAAGGAAGGGTGCGACTTCTGCCTGACCATCAACACGACCATCTGCGCCGGCTTCTGCATGTCACAG GACGTCAACATCAAAACCCTTCTGCCAAAGATGGCCCTGACGCAGAGAGTCTGCACCTACCGGGAGATCGAGTACATTTCCATAAGGCTACCGGGATGTCCAGCCAACATTGACCCCATTTACAGGTTTCCGGTGGTCCTGAGCTGTGTGTGTAGCCAGTGCCTGACCGATACGACAGACTGCACCAGTGGAATCGAAGCACCCTTCTACtgcaccaaacctcagtggaacaTCCCCTCCTCTCGctctcccattctctccctctcagGTAACACACAGCAGCAGGAGGGTCTTCCTGTTCTTCCTCCGTTCTATTAG
- the LOC132397856 gene encoding thyrotropin subunit beta-like isoform X3, with amino-acid sequence MGCSLRLLCLLPCLAQVGAQCSLSRHVLHVEKEGCDFCLTINTTICAGFCMSQDVNIKTLLPKMALTQRVCTYREIEYISIRLPGCPANIDPIYRFPVVLSCVCSQCLTDTTDCTSGIEAPFYCTKPQWNIPSSRSPILSLSGNTQQQEGLPVLPPFY; translated from the exons ATGGGTTGCTCTCTCCGTCTGTTGTGCCTCCTCCCGTGCCTGGCCCAGGTGGGCGCCCAGTGCTCCCTGTCACGGCATGTGCTGCACGTGGAAAAGGAAGGGTGCGACTTCTGCCTGACCATCAACACGACCATCTGCGCCGGCTTCTGCATGTCACAG GACGTCAACATCAAAACCCTTCTGCCAAAGATGGCCCTGACGCAGAGAGTCTGCACCTACCGGGAGATCGAGTACATTTCCATAAGGCTACCGGGATGTCCAGCCAACATTGACCCCATTTACAGGTTTCCGGTGGTCCTGAGCTGTGTGTGTAGCCAGTGCCTGACCGATACGACAGACTGCACCAGTGGAATCGAAGCACCCTTCTACtgcaccaaacctcagtggaacaTCCCCTCCTCTCGctctcccattctctccctctcagGTAACACACAGCAGCAGGAGGGTCTTCCTGTTCTTCCTCCGTTCTATTAG